A section of the Mangifera indica cultivar Alphonso chromosome 12, CATAS_Mindica_2.1, whole genome shotgun sequence genome encodes:
- the LOC123193440 gene encoding uncharacterized RNA-binding protein C1827.05c-like produces the protein MGAKEKKALKRNSKKASLQLSIQSDSKEAADFLPLEGGPGLKLPEEKLPVNKATVLYIGRIPHGFYEKEMQAFFGQFGVIKRLRIARNKKTGKSKHFGFLEFKDPEVAEVVADTMHGYLLFEHLLQVHLIPPEHVHPKLWKGFNYRYKPVDRVQLQRMQQNKERTLEEHSKLVQKILKRDQKRRKRIKDAGIEYECPEIVGSAQPTPKKIKFDEE, from the exons ATGGGGGCCAAAGAAAAGAAAGCCTTGAAGAGGAACTCAAAGAAAGCTTCTTTACAGTTATCAATCCAGAGTGACTCGAAAGAAGCTGCTGATTTCTTG CCACTTGAGGGAGGGCCTGGGCTTAAGCTTCCTGAGGAAAAACTACCAGTAAATAAAGCCACAGTTTTGTACATTGGTCGGATTCCACATGGGTTCTATGAAAAGGAAATGCAAG CTTTCTTTGGCCAATTTGGCGTAATCAAGAGGTTAAGAATTGCAAGGAATAAAAAG ACCGGCAAGTCAAAGCATTTTGGCTTTCTTGAATTTAAGGATCCTGAG GTAGCAGAAGTTGTGGCTGATACTATGCATGGTTATCTCTTGTTTGAGCACCTTTTGCAAGTGCATCTTATTCCTCCAGAGCATGTTCATCCCAAATT GTGGAAAGGTTTTAATTATCGATACAAGCCAGTGGATAGGGTTCAATTGCAACGGATGCAACAAAACAAG GAAAGAACTTTGGAAGAGCACAGCAAGTTGGTACAGAAAATTTTAAAGCGTGACCAGAAGCGGCGCAAGAGGATAAAAGATGCTGGTATCGAGTATGAGTGCCCAGAAATT GTGGGTAGTGCCCAGCCAACTCCAAAGAAGATAAAGTTTGATGAAGAATAG
- the LOC123193257 gene encoding serine/threonine-protein kinase CTR1-like isoform X1, with protein sequence MDSLEGVGKTTTASSFKSWALQTEESYQLQLALALRLSSQAASAVDPNFLVFDSAENATDSVETLSHRFWVNGCLSYFDRIPDGFYLIHGMDPYAWTISTDQHDIGLIPSYESLNAVRPGNDLSIKVVLIDKSRDTGLRDIHNRVLSASCNWITAEDVVHHLANLVCNQLGGAASNEEEIGKQWKERAETLEDCLSSVILPIGSLSVGLCVHRALLFKVLADLVNLPCRIATGCKYCRRDHASSCLVKIGCDREYLVDLFGEPGVLSQPDSSLNGSASVLVSSPLCHPRFKAVKTAGNFRTLAKLYFSDNQSLDIAQDDFLSGAASGQDDKTHPWFAKTFDLKFYDKNHVVSASSKNLVSSVSPLFHGAACNVTPNRDMQVLNLFNSNAIKSSHFERGPAPPSLEATQSVLSTSNSELYLEEGLDIPWSELVLKKKIGKGSYGTVHLAEWRNFDVAVKILVEQEFHADRFEEFLREVAIMKRLRHPNIVLFMGAVTQPPNLSIVTEYLSRGSLFNLLQMPEVLDMKLRLNMAYDVAKGMNYLHQCRPPIVHRDLKSPNLLVDSNYTVKVCDFGLSRSKANTYLSSKTAVGTPEWMAPEVLREERSNEKSDVFSFGVILWELVTLQQPWKNLTPMQVIGAVAFRGQRLEIPDSVHRALATLIESCWADDPTSRPSFLRVIEILQQLLMSSLF encoded by the exons ATGGATTCTCTGGAGGGAGTTGGGAAGACGACTACCGCGTCATCGTTTAAGAGCTGGGCTCTGCAGACTGAAGAGAGTTATCAGTTGCAGTTGGCTCTGGCTCTTCGGCTCTCCTCTCAAGCTGCTTCTGCTGTTGATCCTAATTTCTTAGTTTTTGATTCCGCTGAAAATGCAACTGATTCTGTTGAGACTCTCTCTCATCGCTTCTGG GTGAATGGTTGTCTGTCATATTTTGACAGAATACCGGATGGTTTTTACCTGATACATGGGATGGATCCATATGCATGGACCATTAGTACTGATCAACACGACATTGGTCTTATCCCATCTTATGAATCGTTGAATGCTGTTCGTCCTGGTAACGATTTGTCAATAAAAGTGGTTTTGATCGATAAATCTAGGGATACCGGTTTGAGGGACATACATAACAGAGTGCTGTCTGCTTCGTGTAACTGGATCACTGCTGAAGATGTTGTTCATCACCTTGCAAATCTTGTTTGTAATCAGCTGGG GGGTGCAGCGtctaatgaagaagaaattgggAAACAGTGGAAAGAGCGTGCTGAAACTCTGGAAGACTGCCTAAGCTCAGTAATACTTCCTATTGGAAGCTTATCGGTTGGCCTCTGTGTCCATCGTGCACTGTTATTTAAA gtGTTAGCTGACTTAGTTAACTTACCTTGCCGAATTGCTACGGGCTGCAAATATTGTCGGAGGGATCATGCTTCCTCCTGCCTTGTAAAAATTGGTTGTGACAG GGAGTATTTGGTTGATTTGTTTGGGGAGCCTGGAGTCTTAAGTCAGCCTGATTCCTCTCTCAACGGTTCTGCTTCTGTCTTAGTTTCTTCACCCTTATGTCATCCAAGGTTTAAAGCCGTAAAGACCGCCGGGAACTTCAGGACATTAGCCAAACTGTATTTCTCTGACAACCAATCACTTGACATTGCACAGGATGATTTTTTGTCAG GTGCTGCTAGTGGTCAAGATGATAAAACTCATCCATGGTTTGCTAAAACATTTGACTTGAAATTTTATGACAAGAATCATGTTGTTTCTGCTTCAAGCAAGAATCTTGTATCTTCAGTGTCACCGCTGTTCCACGGAGCTGCTTGCAATGTTACCCCTAATAGAGATATGCAGGTACTAAACTTATTTAATTCGAATGCCATTAAGTCATCACACTTTGAGAGAGGTCCTGCTCCGCCAAGTTTGGAAGCAACTCAGTCAGTCTTGTCTACATCAAATAGTGAACTTTATCTTGAGGAAGGCTTGGACATCCCATGGAGTGAACTtgttttaaagaagaaaattgggAAAG GTTCTTATGGAACTGTCCATCTTGCTGAATGGCGTAATTTT GATGTTGCTGTCAAAATTCTTGTGGAGCAAGAATTCCATGCAGATCGTTTTGAGGAATTTTTAAGGGAG GTTGCTATCATGAAACGATTACGACATCCTAATATTGTTCTCTTTATGGGTGCTGTTACCCAGCCCCCAAACTTGTCAatagttacagaatatttatcAAG AGGCAGCTTGTTTAATCTATTGCAGATGCCCGAAGTGTTGGATATGAAGCTTCGCTTAAATATGGCTTATGATGTG GCAAAGGGGATGAATTATCTTCATCAGTGTAGGCCTCCTATTGTACATCGAGATTTAAAGTCTCCAAATCTTTTGGTTGACAGTAATTACACTGTTAAG GTCTGTGATTTTGGTCTTTCTCGTTCAAAGGCAAACACTTATCTCTCATCAAAGACTGCTGTAGGGACT CCGGAGTGGATGGCACCAGAAGTTCTCCGTGAGGAGAGATCAAATGAAAAATCAGATGTCTTCAGCTTTGGCGTGATCTTGTGGGAACTTGTAACTCTTCAGCAACCTTGGAAGAACTTAACTCCTATGCAG GTTATTGGAGCTGTTGCCTTCAGGGGTCAAAGGCTTGAGATTCCAGACAGCGTGCATCGTGCACTGGCTACCTTGATTGAGAGTTGCTGGGCAGA TGACCCCACCAGCCGTCCTTCTTTCTTGCGTGTTATAGAAATTTTGCAGCAATTGCTCATGAGTTCCCTTTTTTAG
- the LOC123193441 gene encoding uncharacterized protein LOC123193441, translating to MLGFTSLTSSLFPKLVPILHHNNYNPLLKLKTQKVPSRFILSAQNPKKNNLKTSEKDKKQGDQQQPNGSINGDDSKEDRRSLFNLKWGEIFDPDPDNIFAVGLTGVLTWASVQVLWQLLVISSAILVAALKYSFIAALLIVILITLL from the coding sequence atgttagggTTTACATCTCTTACCAGTTCACTATTTCCAAAACTTGTCCCAATTCTTCACCATAACAATTATAATCCGCTTCTCAAACTCAAAACCCAGAAAGTCCCTTCAAGATTCATCCTTTCTGCGCAAAATCCCAAGAAAAACAACTTAAAAACCAGCGAGAAAGACAAAAAGCAGGGCGATCAACAGCAGCCAAATGGGTCTATTAATGGCGATGATTCGAAGGAAGATCGACGGAGCCTGTTTAATTTAAAGTGGGGAGAGATTTTTGACCCGGACCCGGATAACATATTCGCCGTCGGATTGACGGGAGTGTTGACATGGGCAAGTGTACAAGTGTTGTGGCAATTATTGGTAATATCGTCAGCTATTCTTGTTGCAGCTTTGAAATATTCTTTCATTGCAGCTCTTCTCATCGTCATTCTCATTACTCTTCTCTGA
- the LOC123193257 gene encoding serine/threonine-protein kinase CTR1-like isoform X2, with product MQLILLRLSLIASGDTGLRDIHNRVLSASCNWITAEDVVHHLANLVCNQLGGAASNEEEIGKQWKERAETLEDCLSSVILPIGSLSVGLCVHRALLFKVLADLVNLPCRIATGCKYCRRDHASSCLVKIGCDREYLVDLFGEPGVLSQPDSSLNGSASVLVSSPLCHPRFKAVKTAGNFRTLAKLYFSDNQSLDIAQDDFLSGAASGQDDKTHPWFAKTFDLKFYDKNHVVSASSKNLVSSVSPLFHGAACNVTPNRDMQVLNLFNSNAIKSSHFERGPAPPSLEATQSVLSTSNSELYLEEGLDIPWSELVLKKKIGKGSYGTVHLAEWRNFDVAVKILVEQEFHADRFEEFLREVAIMKRLRHPNIVLFMGAVTQPPNLSIVTEYLSRGSLFNLLQMPEVLDMKLRLNMAYDVAKGMNYLHQCRPPIVHRDLKSPNLLVDSNYTVKVCDFGLSRSKANTYLSSKTAVGTPEWMAPEVLREERSNEKSDVFSFGVILWELVTLQQPWKNLTPMQVIGAVAFRGQRLEIPDSVHRALATLIESCWADDPTSRPSFLRVIEILQQLLMSSLF from the exons ATGCAACTGATTCTGTTGAGACTCTCTCTCATCGCTTCTGG GGATACCGGTTTGAGGGACATACATAACAGAGTGCTGTCTGCTTCGTGTAACTGGATCACTGCTGAAGATGTTGTTCATCACCTTGCAAATCTTGTTTGTAATCAGCTGGG GGGTGCAGCGtctaatgaagaagaaattgggAAACAGTGGAAAGAGCGTGCTGAAACTCTGGAAGACTGCCTAAGCTCAGTAATACTTCCTATTGGAAGCTTATCGGTTGGCCTCTGTGTCCATCGTGCACTGTTATTTAAA gtGTTAGCTGACTTAGTTAACTTACCTTGCCGAATTGCTACGGGCTGCAAATATTGTCGGAGGGATCATGCTTCCTCCTGCCTTGTAAAAATTGGTTGTGACAG GGAGTATTTGGTTGATTTGTTTGGGGAGCCTGGAGTCTTAAGTCAGCCTGATTCCTCTCTCAACGGTTCTGCTTCTGTCTTAGTTTCTTCACCCTTATGTCATCCAAGGTTTAAAGCCGTAAAGACCGCCGGGAACTTCAGGACATTAGCCAAACTGTATTTCTCTGACAACCAATCACTTGACATTGCACAGGATGATTTTTTGTCAG GTGCTGCTAGTGGTCAAGATGATAAAACTCATCCATGGTTTGCTAAAACATTTGACTTGAAATTTTATGACAAGAATCATGTTGTTTCTGCTTCAAGCAAGAATCTTGTATCTTCAGTGTCACCGCTGTTCCACGGAGCTGCTTGCAATGTTACCCCTAATAGAGATATGCAGGTACTAAACTTATTTAATTCGAATGCCATTAAGTCATCACACTTTGAGAGAGGTCCTGCTCCGCCAAGTTTGGAAGCAACTCAGTCAGTCTTGTCTACATCAAATAGTGAACTTTATCTTGAGGAAGGCTTGGACATCCCATGGAGTGAACTtgttttaaagaagaaaattgggAAAG GTTCTTATGGAACTGTCCATCTTGCTGAATGGCGTAATTTT GATGTTGCTGTCAAAATTCTTGTGGAGCAAGAATTCCATGCAGATCGTTTTGAGGAATTTTTAAGGGAG GTTGCTATCATGAAACGATTACGACATCCTAATATTGTTCTCTTTATGGGTGCTGTTACCCAGCCCCCAAACTTGTCAatagttacagaatatttatcAAG AGGCAGCTTGTTTAATCTATTGCAGATGCCCGAAGTGTTGGATATGAAGCTTCGCTTAAATATGGCTTATGATGTG GCAAAGGGGATGAATTATCTTCATCAGTGTAGGCCTCCTATTGTACATCGAGATTTAAAGTCTCCAAATCTTTTGGTTGACAGTAATTACACTGTTAAG GTCTGTGATTTTGGTCTTTCTCGTTCAAAGGCAAACACTTATCTCTCATCAAAGACTGCTGTAGGGACT CCGGAGTGGATGGCACCAGAAGTTCTCCGTGAGGAGAGATCAAATGAAAAATCAGATGTCTTCAGCTTTGGCGTGATCTTGTGGGAACTTGTAACTCTTCAGCAACCTTGGAAGAACTTAACTCCTATGCAG GTTATTGGAGCTGTTGCCTTCAGGGGTCAAAGGCTTGAGATTCCAGACAGCGTGCATCGTGCACTGGCTACCTTGATTGAGAGTTGCTGGGCAGA TGACCCCACCAGCCGTCCTTCTTTCTTGCGTGTTATAGAAATTTTGCAGCAATTGCTCATGAGTTCCCTTTTTTAG